A stretch of Candidatus Sphingomonas phytovorans DNA encodes these proteins:
- a CDS encoding VOC family protein: protein MPVLGIGGLFFRATNPDALSAWYREHLNVGAGCVALDQGAPDEWAWKAAGGPVVFAPFKADTDYFAADRQWMINLRVSDLDSLLEQLNAAGIEIITKPEWNDPSVGQFARIHDPEGNAIELWEPPA from the coding sequence ATGCCGGTATTGGGAATTGGCGGCCTGTTCTTTCGCGCGACCAACCCGGACGCGCTGTCGGCCTGGTATCGCGAGCATCTGAACGTCGGCGCGGGCTGCGTCGCGCTCGACCAGGGAGCCCCCGACGAATGGGCGTGGAAGGCGGCGGGCGGCCCGGTCGTCTTCGCGCCGTTCAAGGCCGACACCGACTATTTCGCCGCCGACCGCCAGTGGATGATCAACCTGCGCGTCAGCGACCTCGATTCGCTGCTCGAACAGCTCAACGCAGCCGGCATCGAGATCATCACCAAGCCTGAATGGAACGACCCGTCAGTCGGCCAGTTCGCCCGGATCCACGATCCCGAAGGCAATGCGATCGAGTTGTGGGAACCGCCGGCCTGA
- a CDS encoding TonB-dependent receptor: protein MRKSAYLWSVAAIAFTVPAFAQDAPAPQQEAQSAAHDTAAADESGSDIIVTATRRAERLSEVPIAVSAVSQQALQNSGATDIRALAQLAPSLLVSSTGSEANASARVRGIGTVGDNPGLESSVAVFIDGVYRSRTGSGLNDIGEVDRIEVLRGPQGTLFGRNASAGLINVITKAPSFDFGGYGEASYGNYNNIRVAGAVTGPITDTLAFRLDGVYGKRDGFYYDTVNKTDYNNRDRYFVRGQLLFQPSSDLSVRLIGDYTYRNEKCCGAVYVDLREKVDPTPGVPGDYAVSPTNRIVDIMKSMGAVFPSADDPYNRRIANSPGRAYSNVTKDYGGSAQIDWNFGGASLTSITAYREYKAGGASDIDYGSLDIGYRPADGNNYRQFHTFSQELRLNGSAFGDKLDWLIGGYYSREDLQVVDNLKFGTQYGAFAACRVVSGISPSAALRNPAAPGCLSPIGIAAVNGALGAAAPLVIANLNRLSTLNDLGTTRDVYNQRSENFAVFTHNIFKITDRLSITAGLRYTHEKKDFNATFQNNNTICGALQAGTAQGGLGGLLANPALASTAAGIITLGCTGNSTAALSGKTISDSLSEGELTGTGVISYKPVDGLMVYASYSRGYKAGGYNLDRSDLGPAYLASTTANPNAALLRFDPETVNSYEVGFKYSSRKFTLNVAGFRQEFSNFQLNTFNGTNYIVQNIGSCKASLNGADGDNSAATGACSAGVKYGVLSQGIEIEAGLYPARNFAVNLGYTLADTKYRHNLVGSEAGEALDPFLALLPGQQMSNAPRNVVTMSTSWTPDIGTSGLSALFYVDGRLSSDYNTGSDLFVEKEQDGYFLMNARVGLRGKDQNWSLEFWAQNLLNTNYTQVAFNAPFQGAGSQSQVQKFGAPSFAVGNQIFSAFLAEPRTYGVTLRKRF, encoded by the coding sequence ATGCGTAAATCCGCGTATCTGTGGTCTGTAGCTGCCATTGCATTCACCGTACCCGCCTTTGCGCAGGACGCGCCGGCTCCTCAGCAGGAAGCCCAGTCCGCCGCGCACGACACCGCCGCCGCGGACGAAAGCGGCTCCGACATCATCGTCACGGCGACGCGCCGCGCCGAGCGTCTGTCCGAAGTGCCGATCGCCGTCTCCGCGGTCAGCCAGCAGGCACTGCAGAATTCGGGCGCGACCGATATTCGCGCGCTGGCGCAGCTCGCGCCGTCGCTGCTCGTCTCTTCCACCGGCAGCGAGGCCAATGCGTCGGCCCGCGTTCGCGGCATCGGCACGGTCGGAGACAATCCCGGCCTGGAAAGCTCGGTCGCGGTGTTCATCGACGGCGTCTATCGCAGCCGCACCGGCTCGGGCCTCAACGATATCGGCGAGGTCGACCGGATCGAAGTGCTTCGCGGGCCGCAGGGCACCCTGTTCGGCCGTAACGCGAGCGCCGGCCTGATCAACGTCATTACCAAGGCGCCGTCGTTCGACTTCGGCGGCTATGGCGAGGCAAGCTATGGCAACTACAATAATATCCGTGTCGCCGGCGCGGTCACCGGGCCGATCACCGACACGCTCGCCTTCCGTCTTGACGGTGTCTACGGCAAGCGCGACGGATTCTATTACGACACGGTCAACAAGACCGACTACAATAATCGCGACCGTTATTTCGTGCGCGGCCAGCTTCTGTTCCAGCCAAGCTCCGACCTGTCGGTACGGCTGATCGGCGACTATACCTATCGCAACGAGAAATGCTGCGGCGCGGTCTATGTCGACCTGCGCGAGAAGGTCGATCCGACCCCGGGCGTGCCAGGCGACTATGCCGTCTCGCCGACCAACCGCATCGTCGACATCATGAAGAGCATGGGCGCTGTCTTCCCGAGCGCCGACGATCCCTATAACCGCCGCATCGCGAACAGCCCGGGCCGCGCCTATAGCAACGTCACCAAGGATTATGGTGGGTCGGCGCAGATCGACTGGAATTTCGGCGGCGCCTCGCTGACCTCGATCACCGCGTATCGCGAGTACAAGGCGGGCGGCGCGTCCGACATCGACTATGGCAGCCTCGACATCGGCTACCGCCCGGCCGACGGCAACAATTATCGCCAGTTCCACACCTTCAGCCAGGAGCTGCGGCTGAACGGCTCGGCCTTCGGTGACAAGCTCGACTGGCTGATCGGCGGCTATTACAGCCGCGAGGACCTTCAGGTCGTCGACAACCTCAAGTTCGGCACGCAGTATGGCGCCTTCGCTGCCTGCCGCGTCGTCTCGGGCATCAGCCCGTCCGCCGCGCTGCGCAATCCGGCTGCCCCGGGCTGCCTCAGCCCGATCGGGATCGCCGCGGTGAACGGGGCGCTCGGCGCCGCCGCGCCGCTGGTCATCGCCAACCTCAACCGTCTCAGCACGCTGAACGACCTGGGCACCACCCGCGACGTCTATAACCAGCGGAGCGAGAACTTCGCTGTCTTCACCCACAATATCTTCAAGATCACCGACCGGCTGAGCATCACGGCCGGCCTGCGCTACACGCATGAGAAGAAGGACTTCAACGCCACCTTCCAGAACAACAACACCATCTGCGGCGCGCTTCAGGCAGGCACGGCGCAGGGCGGCCTTGGCGGCCTGCTGGCCAACCCGGCGCTTGCCTCCACCGCGGCGGGCATCATCACGCTCGGCTGCACCGGCAACTCGACGGCGGCGCTGAGCGGCAAGACGATCAGCGACAGCCTGAGCGAGGGCGAGCTCACCGGCACCGGCGTGATCTCGTACAAGCCGGTCGACGGGCTGATGGTCTATGCGAGCTATTCGCGCGGCTACAAGGCGGGCGGCTATAACCTCGATCGTTCGGACCTCGGCCCGGCATATCTGGCATCGACCACCGCGAACCCGAACGCGGCGCTGCTTCGCTTCGATCCGGAGACGGTCAATTCCTACGAGGTCGGTTTCAAGTACAGCTCGCGCAAGTTCACCCTGAACGTCGCGGGTTTCCGTCAGGAGTTCAGCAACTTCCAGCTCAACACGTTCAACGGCACCAACTACATCGTCCAGAATATCGGGTCGTGCAAAGCGAGCCTGAACGGGGCGGACGGGGACAACAGCGCCGCGACCGGCGCTTGCTCCGCCGGCGTCAAGTATGGCGTGCTGTCGCAGGGTATCGAGATCGAGGCGGGGCTGTATCCGGCGCGCAACTTCGCGGTGAACCTTGGCTATACGCTGGCCGACACCAAGTATCGCCACAACCTGGTCGGCAGCGAAGCGGGCGAGGCGCTCGATCCGTTCCTGGCGTTGCTGCCGGGCCAGCAGATGTCGAATGCGCCGCGCAACGTCGTGACCATGTCGACCAGCTGGACGCCGGATATCGGGACGAGCGGGCTGTCGGCCCTGTTCTATGTCGATGGCCGCCTGAGCTCCGACTACAACACCGGGTCCGACCTGTTCGTCGAGAAGGAGCAGGACGGCTATTTCCTGATGAACGCCCGTGTCGGCCTTCGCGGGAAGGACCAGAACTGGAGCCTGGAATTCTGGGCGCAGAACCTGCTCAACACCAACTACACCCAGGTCGCGTTCAATGCCCCGTTCCAAGGGGCGGGATCGCAGTCCCAGGTTCAGAAGTTCGGCGCGCCGAGTTTCGCGGTGGGCAACCAGATCTTCTCCGCCTTCCTCGCCGAGCCACGCACCTATGGCGTGACGTTGCGCAAGCGCTTCTGA
- the infC gene encoding translation initiation factor IF-3: protein MIRRPQGAPVPMNGPRFNEFIVSPKVRVIDQDGENLGVMYTREAMEQAQSVGLDLVEVSPNADPPVAKFLDVGKFKYEAQKKANLARKSQKTQEIKEIKMRPNIDDHDYDTKMKKVIEFIGEGDKVKITLRFRGRELSHGQLGMALLQRVQADVVETAKVEAYPRMEGRQMLMVLAPK from the coding sequence ATGATCCGGCGTCCCCAAGGGGCGCCCGTGCCGATGAACGGCCCGCGCTTCAACGAATTCATTGTCTCGCCCAAGGTCCGCGTGATCGATCAGGACGGCGAGAACCTCGGTGTCATGTACACCCGTGAAGCGATGGAGCAGGCGCAGAGTGTCGGGCTCGACCTTGTAGAAGTGTCGCCCAACGCGGATCCGCCCGTCGCGAAGTTCCTCGACGTCGGCAAATTCAAGTACGAGGCGCAGAAAAAGGCGAACCTCGCGCGCAAGTCGCAAAAGACGCAGGAGATCAAGGAGATCAAGATGCGTCCGAACATCGACGACCACGACTACGACACCAAGATGAAGAAGGTGATCGAGTTCATCGGCGAAGGCGACAAGGTCAAGATCACCCTGCGCTTCCGCGGCCGCGAGCTCAGCCACGGCCAGCTCGGCATGGCGCTGCTCCAGCGTGTCCAGGCCGATGTGGTCGAGACCGCCAAGGTCGAGGCCTATCCGCGCATGGAAGGCCGCCAGATGCTGATGGTCCTCGCGCCTAAGTAA
- the thrS gene encoding threonine--tRNA ligase, protein MSEMFRITLPDGSVREVAPGTTPADIAAAIGPGLAKAAIAARVDGDLRDIMRPFEGDANLALVTGRDEADALELARHDYAHVLAEAVQALFPGTQITFGPSTDDGFYYDFAPKDRPFTEEDLPAIEAEMRRIIAADKPLRREVWSREQLIQRWREQGESFKAEWAAELPEHEELTVYWSGGDWLDMCRGPHLASTGKLDPQAFKLTRVSGAYWRGDQNNAMLSRIYGTGWLNKKQLDQHLFRLEEAAKRDHRKIGQEMDLFHLQSEAQGSVFWHPKGYILWRQLEAYMRRRLDAAGYAEVKTPQLMDARQWEQSGHWGKYRENMFVVPDEIPSTDDEAPILSGKSDLMALKPMNCPAHVLIFRQGIKSYRDLPIRMAEFGCCHRNEPHGALHGIMRVRQFTQDDAHIFVREDQLIEEVRNFCELLDSVYRDLGFEDYAVKLALRPEKRFGTDEMWDRAEAELRQAVVESTLSDTIKAKFEELPGEGAFYAPKLEFHLTDAIGRTWQVGTIQSDRVLPDRLDASYVGEDGNRHRPVMLHRAILGTFERFIGILIEHHAGRFPLWLAPVQAVVATIVSDADAYAKEVAAKLAAAGLRVETDLRNEKINYKVREHSLAKVPNLLVVGKREAEEGTVALRQLGSDRQQMLSLDEAIVMLKKGATPPDL, encoded by the coding sequence ATGTCCGAGATGTTCCGCATAACGCTGCCCGACGGTTCCGTCCGTGAGGTAGCCCCGGGGACTACCCCGGCGGACATCGCCGCGGCGATCGGTCCGGGCCTGGCCAAGGCGGCGATCGCCGCGCGCGTCGATGGCGATCTGCGCGACATCATGCGCCCGTTCGAGGGCGACGCGAACCTCGCGCTGGTGACCGGTCGTGATGAGGCGGACGCGCTTGAGCTTGCCCGCCACGATTATGCTCATGTGCTGGCCGAGGCAGTGCAGGCGCTGTTCCCCGGCACGCAGATCACCTTCGGCCCTTCGACCGACGACGGCTTCTATTACGACTTCGCGCCGAAAGACCGGCCCTTTACCGAGGAGGACCTGCCCGCGATCGAGGCGGAGATGCGCAGGATCATCGCCGCCGACAAGCCGCTCCGCCGCGAAGTGTGGAGCCGCGAGCAGCTCATCCAGCGCTGGCGCGAACAGGGCGAGAGCTTCAAGGCCGAATGGGCCGCCGAACTGCCGGAGCATGAGGAGTTGACGGTCTATTGGTCCGGCGGCGACTGGCTCGACATGTGCCGCGGGCCGCACCTCGCCTCGACCGGCAAGCTCGATCCCCAGGCGTTCAAGCTGACGCGCGTCTCGGGCGCCTATTGGCGCGGCGACCAGAACAACGCGATGCTCAGCCGCATCTATGGCACCGGCTGGCTCAACAAGAAGCAGCTCGACCAGCATCTCTTCCGTCTGGAAGAGGCGGCGAAGCGCGACCATCGCAAGATCGGCCAGGAGATGGACCTGTTCCACCTTCAGTCCGAGGCGCAGGGCTCGGTGTTCTGGCACCCCAAGGGTTATATCCTGTGGCGCCAGCTCGAGGCCTATATGCGCCGCCGTCTTGATGCGGCCGGCTATGCCGAGGTGAAGACGCCGCAGCTGATGGACGCGCGCCAGTGGGAGCAGTCCGGCCATTGGGGCAAATATCGCGAGAACATGTTCGTCGTGCCGGACGAGATCCCCTCGACTGATGACGAGGCGCCGATCCTGTCGGGCAAGTCCGACCTGATGGCGCTGAAGCCGATGAACTGCCCGGCGCATGTCCTGATCTTCCGCCAGGGTATCAAGAGCTATCGCGATCTGCCGATCCGCATGGCCGAGTTCGGCTGCTGCCACCGCAACGAGCCGCACGGCGCGCTGCACGGCATCATGCGTGTGCGCCAGTTCACCCAGGACGACGCGCATATCTTCGTGCGCGAGGACCAGCTGATCGAGGAAGTGCGCAATTTCTGCGAGCTGCTCGACAGCGTTTATCGCGATCTCGGCTTCGAGGATTATGCGGTGAAGCTCGCGCTTCGCCCGGAGAAGCGCTTCGGCACCGACGAGATGTGGGACCGCGCGGAGGCCGAGCTGCGCCAGGCGGTCGTCGAGTCGACGCTGAGTGACACGATCAAGGCGAAGTTCGAGGAACTGCCCGGCGAGGGCGCCTTTTATGCGCCGAAGCTTGAATTCCACCTGACCGACGCGATCGGCCGTACCTGGCAGGTCGGCACGATCCAGTCGGACCGCGTGCTGCCCGACCGACTCGACGCCAGCTATGTCGGGGAGGACGGCAACCGCCACCGCCCGGTGATGCTCCACCGCGCCATTTTGGGCACGTTCGAGCGCTTCATCGGCATCCTGATCGAGCATCATGCCGGCCGTTTCCCGCTCTGGCTCGCGCCGGTGCAGGCGGTGGTCGCGACGATCGTGTCCGACGCCGACGCGTATGCGAAGGAGGTCGCGGCGAAGCTGGCGGCGGCGGGGCTGCGGGTCGAGACCGACCTGCGCAACGAGAAGATCAACTACAAGGTGCGTGAGCACAGCCTTGCCAAGGTCCCCAATCTGCTTGTCGTCGGCAAGCGCGAGGCGGAGGAAGGGACGGTCGCGCTGCGCCAGCTCGGCAGTGACCGGCAGCAGATGTTGAGCCTCGATGAGGCGATCGTCATGCTGAAGAAGGGGGCGACCCCACCCGATCTCTAA